One window of Candidatus Nitrospira kreftii genomic DNA carries:
- a CDS encoding Riboflavin kinase / FMN adenylyltransferase, whose product MKVTRGYSGEPLRPYPVGTIGNFDGHHLGHQALLNQVTKTARRSHGTALVLTFDPHPVKILVPTADLRFLTDEREKLARFEQAGIDEVVFLEFTQTFASLSPATFAEQILSKGLGLKEVFVGQHFAFGHKRAGRINDLTLFGHRFGFIVHPTVPVTIAGGVVSSTRIRQLIISGQVDQAADLLGRHYALSGVVTSGERRGRTLGWPTANLRLPSDRVVPADGIYASITTIEQKRHDSISYIGRRPTFDSGERLLEVTILDGTYNLYGHDIAVEFIDRIRGDVHFDGVAALSQQIASDVDSAKTILRRHHEAIGG is encoded by the coding sequence ATGAAGGTAACCCGCGGATATTCCGGCGAGCCTCTACGACCATACCCAGTGGGAACGATCGGGAATTTCGACGGACACCATCTTGGCCACCAGGCGCTTTTGAATCAGGTGACCAAGACCGCGCGCCGGAGTCACGGAACGGCTCTGGTGCTGACCTTCGACCCTCACCCCGTGAAAATTTTAGTTCCAACCGCCGATTTGCGCTTCTTGACCGATGAACGAGAAAAACTTGCTCGTTTCGAACAGGCGGGAATCGATGAAGTTGTCTTCTTGGAGTTCACCCAAACGTTTGCTTCACTCTCTCCAGCAACGTTCGCCGAGCAGATCCTCTCCAAAGGACTTGGGCTCAAAGAGGTGTTCGTTGGGCAACATTTTGCGTTTGGACACAAGCGAGCCGGCAGAATCAATGACTTGACTCTCTTCGGTCATCGATTCGGCTTCATCGTCCACCCGACTGTTCCCGTGACGATCGCTGGGGGAGTGGTCAGCTCCACAAGAATCAGGCAGCTCATCATTTCCGGACAGGTTGATCAGGCCGCTGACTTGCTCGGCCGTCATTATGCTCTCAGTGGCGTCGTCACCTCCGGTGAGCGTAGAGGGCGGACGCTAGGATGGCCGACCGCGAACCTTCGATTGCCTTCCGACCGCGTGGTCCCCGCTGATGGAATTTACGCGTCGATCACAACGATCGAACAAAAGCGGCACGATTCTATTTCATACATTGGAAGAAGACCAACCTTTGACAGTGGAGAGCGCCTCTTGGAAGTGACGATCCTAGATGGAACCTACAATCTGTACGGGCACGACATTGCCGTTGAATTTATCGATCGTATTCGAGGAGATGTACATTTTGATGGGGTAGCAGCGCTGAGCCAACAGATCGCATCCGATGTGGACTCTGCAAAGACGATCCTTCGTCGACATCATGAAGCAATCGGAGGGTAA
- a CDS encoding Hypoxanthine-guanine phosphoribosyltransferase — translation MERMFGRPIVTQEQMRSRIRELGRQISIDYAGKDLVLVGVLKGAYAFFADLARAIRIPVRVDFIIVTSYGTRAKTSGKVKLVTDLTETIRGKEVLLVEDIVDSGLTVQYLTKTLAKQKPKSIKVCTLLSKPERRVVDVQVHYVGFRIQNEYVVGYGLDYQQQYRNLPYLAVLDQLNEEDT, via the coding sequence ATGGAACGTATGTTTGGACGCCCAATCGTCACCCAGGAGCAAATGCGGAGCCGTATCAGAGAGCTGGGTCGACAGATCAGCATCGACTATGCGGGCAAAGATCTGGTGCTTGTCGGTGTATTGAAGGGGGCCTATGCGTTTTTTGCTGATCTTGCTCGTGCGATCCGAATTCCCGTTCGTGTTGATTTTATCATTGTAACGAGTTACGGGACTCGGGCTAAGACTTCTGGAAAGGTGAAGTTAGTGACGGACCTGACGGAAACAATCAGAGGCAAGGAGGTGCTTCTGGTCGAGGACATTGTCGACTCAGGATTGACGGTGCAGTATCTTACGAAGACCTTGGCAAAGCAGAAGCCAAAAAGCATCAAGGTATGCACGTTACTAAGCAAACCGGAACGCCGAGTGGTCGACGTGCAGGTGCATTATGTCGGCTTCAGGATCCAGAATGAATATGTGGTTGGTTACGGACTTGATTATCAACAGCAGTATCGCAACCTCCCTTATCTTGCTGTGCTCGATCAGTTGAACGAGGAAGACACGTAG
- a CDS encoding hypothetical protein (conserved protein of unknown function) yields MVPVKSFMIPREKFVTVPRDTDTQTAARIMRDRGIGSLFVTNDREIIGIITDTDMMRRVVAAGADATKTMVEQIMSAPIMTIEESKTLLDANDLMAQSHLRHLGVTREGQLVGVISVRDLVVFLTNLPRK; encoded by the coding sequence ATGGTTCCTGTAAAGTCTTTTATGATCCCCCGAGAAAAGTTCGTGACGGTCCCGCGTGACACCGACACACAGACGGCCGCCCGCATTATGCGAGATCGTGGGATCGGCAGCTTGTTCGTGACCAATGATCGCGAAATTATTGGAATCATCACGGATACGGACATGATGCGCCGGGTGGTTGCCGCCGGGGCCGACGCCACGAAGACCATGGTGGAGCAAATTATGTCGGCGCCGATCATGACCATCGAGGAGAGCAAAACGCTCTTAGATGCCAACGATCTGATGGCGCAATCTCATCTTCGGCATTTAGGGGTCACACGCGAAGGCCAGTTGGTCGGCGTCATCTCTGTTCGAGACCTCGTCGTCTTCTTGACGAACCTTCCGAGAAAGTAA
- a CDS encoding 7,8-dihydropteroate synthase, with protein MGVVNITPDSFHDGGRYDLPEKAIAHALELVEQGADIIDIGGESTRPGAVPVSENDELVRVIPVLEGLVPQVSVPISIDTTKSRVAHVALDTGASMINDVSALRQDPNMADVIARSGAAVVLMHMQGTPRTMQQSPQYADVGAEVLQFFEERVAAALLAGIAQTNIILDPGFGFGKLLSHNLDLLRGLSSFMMLNCPLLVGLSRKGFIGSIVGKAVGRREWGTAAAVALAVDRGAKIVRVHDVATMIDVVKMAAALSPLWATDEQEHDA; from the coding sequence ATGGGGGTCGTGAATATCACACCTGATTCGTTCCATGATGGCGGCCGGTATGATTTGCCGGAAAAAGCGATCGCTCATGCATTGGAACTCGTCGAACAAGGAGCCGATATTATCGATATCGGGGGGGAATCCACGAGACCTGGTGCAGTCCCGGTGAGTGAGAATGATGAACTGGTTCGAGTGATCCCGGTACTGGAAGGCTTGGTACCTCAAGTATCAGTTCCCATCTCGATTGATACGACCAAATCTCGAGTGGCTCATGTTGCACTCGACACCGGTGCATCAATGATCAACGACGTGAGCGCCCTTCGACAGGATCCAAACATGGCCGATGTCATTGCACGGTCGGGTGCAGCTGTTGTATTGATGCACATGCAAGGCACGCCCCGGACAATGCAACAATCTCCTCAGTACGCAGATGTCGGAGCCGAAGTGCTGCAATTTTTTGAAGAACGTGTAGCTGCCGCACTTCTGGCTGGGATCGCTCAAACCAATATCATTCTTGATCCAGGATTTGGTTTTGGTAAGCTGTTGTCTCACAACCTTGACCTATTGAGAGGATTGTCATCGTTCATGATGTTGAATTGTCCTTTGCTCGTTGGGCTGTCACGGAAAGGTTTCATCGGCAGCATAGTGGGAAAAGCTGTAGGCCGCCGCGAATGGGGAACAGCAGCCGCCGTTGCACTGGCGGTTGATCGTGGTGCTAAAATTGTACGTGTTCATGATGTTGCGACGATGATCGATGTTGTAAAGATGGCTGCTGCCTTGAGCCCACTCTGGGCAACCGACGAACAGGAGCACGATGCGTAA
- a CDS encoding porphobilinogen synthase, translated as MAFPIQRLRRLRQHESMRRMVRETTLSPSDFIYPLFVVEGQDRHEEIISMPGQFRLSVDLLVKEADDILRLGIPAIILFGIPANKDERGSSGWDPNGIVQRAIRAVKQQVPELLVMTDVCIDEYTTHGHCGIVKNGKILNDETLECLTLMARTHAEAGADMVAPSDMMDGRVAAIRRELDRSGFSDLPIMAYAAKFSSCFYAPFREAAFSSPQFGDRQSYQMDPANAREALREIELDVEEGADIVMVKPALPYLDIISTARGRTLLPLAAYQVSGEYSMIKAAAQAGWLDESRAMMESLLAIKRAGADLILSYFAKDAAKLLH; from the coding sequence ATGGCGTTTCCGATTCAACGGCTCCGACGACTGCGGCAGCATGAGTCAATGCGAAGGATGGTCCGTGAGACGACGCTATCCCCGTCGGATTTTATCTACCCACTCTTTGTCGTGGAAGGACAGGATCGCCATGAAGAAATTATTTCGATGCCGGGTCAGTTTCGGCTCTCTGTCGATCTACTGGTCAAGGAAGCCGACGATATTCTGAGACTAGGTATTCCAGCTATCATTCTATTCGGCATTCCAGCGAACAAGGATGAGCGCGGAAGCTCAGGATGGGACCCCAACGGGATCGTGCAGCGGGCGATTCGAGCAGTCAAGCAACAGGTGCCCGAGTTGCTGGTTATGACTGATGTGTGCATCGACGAATATACGACTCACGGGCACTGCGGAATCGTGAAGAACGGCAAAATCCTGAACGATGAAACCCTGGAGTGCCTCACGCTCATGGCTCGCACGCATGCTGAGGCGGGAGCTGATATGGTAGCCCCTTCGGATATGATGGATGGGCGTGTCGCTGCAATTCGGAGGGAGTTGGATCGGTCGGGGTTCTCGGATCTGCCGATCATGGCATACGCCGCCAAATTTTCATCGTGTTTCTACGCTCCCTTTCGAGAGGCTGCGTTCTCGAGTCCACAATTCGGCGACCGCCAGTCCTACCAGATGGATCCGGCGAATGCACGCGAAGCGCTTCGAGAAATCGAACTCGATGTCGAGGAGGGCGCCGATATCGTGATGGTCAAGCCGGCGCTACCTTATCTGGATATCATCTCGACGGCTCGTGGCCGAACATTGCTCCCTCTGGCGGCCTACCAGGTGAGCGGTGAGTACAGCATGATCAAGGCTGCGGCACAAGCGGGGTGGCTCGATGAATCACGCGCCATGATGGAATCGCTCTTGGCGATCAAACGGGCAGGAGCAGATCTTATCTTGTCATACTTCGCTAAAGATGCCGCCAAATTGCTTCACTGA
- a CDS encoding tRNA(Ile)-lysidine synthase encodes MKQSEGKASLHHVTHKTLRQVWPSVLHRMVRTVRTNNLFHHGQHLLVAVSGGPDSMALLSLLDCLRTNWSLTLTAVHCNYGLRGSESEDDQEFVTARCTERNIPLHVRRFHLSAARRKPSSLQAVARDLRYQAFAEIAEQCGANRIALGHTADDQAETILLWLLRGAGLTGLSGMPASRDNTIIRPLYETGRQEILTYLKDAQLLFRVDSSNAKPLYLRNRIRHELVPVLNRLAPASLGALSRLADICREDDRYVEHQAAALFSSAVKWESGGSWAIDRGALLDFPRALQRRGIRNLIRQSLHQQYTFGLQMIDRVISIAAKGKSGSRLDLIGGHVVVNDRQLRFVPHGERAISYDLQQPAILENRMIVPGTLIWSGTGQQLQVRLEAAGQPLALPERNRIVVDADRVSQPLIVRSWSPGDRFQPCGMHGRSKKVQDFFTDLKIPRSVRPRIPLVVAPEGIVWVVGYRQDQRWLPTVATERCLVLTAEDLSIKEGTE; translated from the coding sequence ATGAAGCAATCGGAGGGTAAGGCATCATTGCATCACGTCACACATAAAACTCTCCGTCAGGTCTGGCCTTCCGTACTTCACCGTATGGTCCGTACAGTTCGAACGAACAATCTTTTTCACCATGGTCAGCACCTTTTGGTTGCCGTGTCTGGTGGCCCTGATTCCATGGCGCTGCTGTCGCTTCTAGATTGCCTTCGTACAAATTGGTCGCTGACCCTCACCGCTGTTCATTGCAACTATGGACTACGTGGATCTGAGTCGGAGGATGACCAGGAGTTCGTCACGGCTCGTTGCACAGAACGGAATATCCCGCTCCATGTTCGACGGTTTCATCTATCCGCCGCCCGGCGAAAGCCATCCTCCTTACAGGCAGTGGCCAGAGATCTTCGCTATCAGGCATTCGCTGAAATCGCTGAACAGTGCGGAGCGAACCGTATTGCGCTTGGCCATACGGCAGATGACCAGGCAGAAACAATCTTGTTGTGGCTGCTGCGCGGAGCAGGGCTCACTGGTCTATCCGGCATGCCGGCTTCCCGCGATAACACCATCATCCGACCTCTGTACGAAACCGGGAGACAGGAGATTCTGACCTATCTAAAGGATGCCCAACTATTGTTCCGAGTAGATTCCAGTAACGCGAAGCCTCTTTATTTACGAAATCGAATTAGGCATGAGCTTGTCCCTGTTCTGAACCGGCTGGCGCCGGCAAGTCTCGGTGCCCTCTCCCGGCTCGCGGATATTTGTCGAGAAGACGATCGCTACGTAGAGCACCAAGCCGCCGCTCTGTTCTCTTCTGCTGTGAAATGGGAGTCTGGTGGAAGTTGGGCCATCGATCGCGGCGCCCTCTTGGATTTTCCACGCGCTCTGCAACGGCGTGGCATCCGCAATCTTATTCGACAGAGCCTTCACCAACAGTACACGTTCGGGCTCCAGATGATCGATCGAGTCATTAGTATTGCAGCAAAAGGGAAGTCTGGTTCTCGCCTTGACCTCATCGGTGGACATGTCGTTGTGAACGACCGCCAGCTGCGGTTTGTCCCGCATGGCGAACGCGCAATCTCTTATGACCTGCAACAGCCCGCCATTCTTGAAAACCGCATGATTGTACCAGGTACTCTCATATGGTCTGGAACGGGTCAGCAGCTTCAGGTACGACTGGAGGCTGCCGGTCAGCCCCTGGCACTCCCAGAAAGAAATCGGATCGTGGTAGACGCTGATCGCGTCTCTCAACCATTGATCGTGCGAAGTTGGTCGCCAGGCGACCGATTTCAGCCGTGCGGCATGCATGGGCGTTCAAAGAAAGTTCAGGACTTTTTTACTGATCTCAAAATACCTCGGTCGGTTCGTCCCCGTATTCCGCTGGTCGTTGCGCCAGAAGGAATCGTGTGGGTTGTGGGATATCGGCAGGATCAACGTTGGCTACCCACAGTTGCGACCGAACGCTGTCTGGTTTTAACCGCCGAGGATCTATCTATAAAAGAGGGGACGGAGTAG
- a CDS encoding protease, ATP-dependent zinc-metallo has product MNSRVKNLLFWVVVGLFMILLFNLFSVPTHAPEEEVIFSDFMAKLDKGDFEKVIIKGNHISGVLRDKTRIRTFSADYPEFVKNLREMDVQIEVKPPDESPWYITFLVTWGPFILFLGLWFFLMRQMQIGGNKALSFGKSRARMLTEERKKVTFSDVAGVDEAKEEVLEIIEFLKDPRKFQKLGGRIPKGVLVVGPPGTGKTLLAKAIAGEAGVPFFSISGSDFVEMFVGVGASRVRDLFEQGKKHAPCIIFIDEIDAVGRLRGAGLGGGHDEREQTLNQLLVEMDGFDTTEGVILVAATNRPDVLDPALLRPGRFDRQVVVNRPDVRGRSEILKVHTKKVPISTNVEIEKIARGTPGFSGADLENLVNEAALWAARQNKKEVENIDFEMAKDKVMMGAERKSMILTDEEKRVTAYHEAGHALMAKLLPGTDPVHKVTIIPRGRALGVTMQLPTDDRHNYSKEFLYNTLAILMGGRVAEELVFKHVTTGAGNDLERATDLARKMVCEWGMSEKLGPLTFGQKEDSVFLGRDFTTKRDVSDQVALEIDLEIKRFVTENYERAKRVLTEQMTSLKALAEALLEKEVLDAPEIDQILLQSSSQTVPA; this is encoded by the coding sequence ATGAATTCCCGGGTCAAGAACTTGCTTTTTTGGGTGGTTGTCGGCTTGTTCATGATTCTCCTCTTCAACTTATTTAGTGTGCCGACCCACGCGCCAGAAGAGGAAGTGATATTCAGCGATTTTATGGCAAAACTTGATAAAGGTGACTTTGAAAAAGTTATCATCAAGGGGAATCACATCAGCGGTGTCCTTAGGGACAAGACGCGCATCCGGACCTTCTCAGCAGATTACCCTGAATTTGTCAAAAATCTCAGGGAAATGGATGTGCAGATTGAAGTGAAACCACCGGATGAAAGTCCATGGTATATCACCTTCCTGGTCACGTGGGGGCCATTCATCCTCTTCTTGGGGCTCTGGTTTTTCCTGATGCGTCAGATGCAGATCGGTGGAAATAAGGCACTGTCCTTTGGCAAGAGCCGGGCGCGCATGCTCACGGAGGAGAGGAAAAAGGTTACATTTTCTGATGTGGCCGGTGTTGATGAGGCTAAAGAAGAAGTCCTCGAAATCATCGAATTCCTGAAAGATCCGAGAAAGTTTCAAAAGCTTGGTGGACGAATCCCTAAAGGTGTACTCGTGGTCGGTCCTCCGGGAACCGGAAAGACCTTGTTGGCGAAAGCCATCGCCGGTGAAGCAGGGGTACCATTCTTTAGTATTAGCGGTTCCGATTTCGTCGAGATGTTCGTCGGGGTGGGGGCCTCTCGGGTTCGTGATTTGTTTGAACAAGGGAAGAAACATGCCCCGTGCATTATCTTTATTGATGAGATTGATGCCGTTGGCCGATTGCGGGGCGCAGGCCTCGGCGGTGGCCACGATGAGCGTGAACAAACGCTTAATCAGTTGTTGGTTGAAATGGATGGCTTCGACACGACTGAAGGTGTAATTCTGGTTGCCGCAACAAACCGGCCTGATGTGCTCGACCCGGCCTTGCTGAGACCGGGGCGTTTTGATCGGCAGGTTGTCGTCAATCGTCCAGACGTCCGTGGGCGATCCGAGATTCTGAAGGTTCATACCAAAAAGGTGCCAATCTCAACCAATGTTGAGATAGAAAAGATTGCCAGGGGAACACCAGGATTTTCAGGAGCTGATCTGGAAAACTTGGTAAACGAAGCGGCGCTGTGGGCGGCTCGGCAGAACAAAAAAGAAGTTGAAAACATCGACTTTGAGATGGCCAAGGACAAAGTCATGATGGGTGCCGAGCGTAAAAGCATGATTCTCACCGATGAGGAAAAGCGAGTGACGGCCTACCACGAAGCGGGCCATGCATTAATGGCAAAGCTCTTACCAGGAACAGACCCTGTTCATAAAGTGACGATTATTCCGAGAGGTCGAGCATTGGGAGTGACCATGCAGCTGCCCACTGATGACCGGCATAACTATTCCAAGGAGTTCCTCTATAATACCTTGGCGATTTTGATGGGTGGACGCGTCGCTGAAGAGCTTGTGTTCAAGCACGTTACGACAGGAGCAGGTAACGACCTTGAGCGTGCAACTGATCTTGCTAGAAAAATGGTCTGCGAGTGGGGGATGAGTGAGAAGTTGGGGCCTCTGACGTTTGGGCAAAAGGAAGATTCCGTATTTCTGGGTCGAGACTTTACTACCAAACGGGATGTCAGCGATCAGGTCGCGCTTGAAATAGACCTTGAGATCAAGCGCTTTGTTACTGAAAATTATGAGCGGGCCAAACGCGTCCTGACTGAACAAATGACAAGCCTCAAAGCTTTGGCAGAGGCGCTTCTTGAAAAAGAAGTATTGGATGCACCGGAGATCGATCAGATTCTATTACAGTCCTCCTCTCAAACCGTTCCTGCCTAA
- a CDS encoding HemD protein — protein MTKLRQTRGKVYLVGAGPGDPGLLTVRGKECLKQADVILYDYLANPALLSYAPDQAERLYVGRRGKGSYPEQETISRLLIERARAQKVVVRLKGGDPFVFGRGGEEAEALAAAGIEFEVVPGVTAAIAVPAYAGIPVTHRTLASTLTIVTGHEDPEKPTTALDWSRLAGSQGTLVFLMGMKNLSMITTRLIEEGLTPSTPVAITRWGTRVSQQTIVGTLADIAQKSGLARLEPPTVIVVGEVVRLRPTLNWFEQRPLFGKRVLMTRAKEQAGELASLLAGYGAEAVEAPTIKIVPPLDWAPVDQAISKIETYHWILFTSVNGVDRFMTRLWAKELDSRCLAGRQLCCIGPRTAQELEKYGVKADLIPTDYQAEGVLEALVQQNLKETRILIPRAEVARELLPEELRAHGAHVDVIPVYRTVTPAQDAGGWRQQLMDRLIHVVTFTSSSTVQNFVSMLGGVDAVKPLVQSVAIACIGPITAKTAEAYGLTVSIMPKENTIPALVDAIVRHYQSHDQVATGAPS, from the coding sequence ATGACTAAGTTGCGGCAAACCCGTGGCAAAGTATATCTAGTCGGAGCCGGCCCCGGAGATCCCGGTCTCCTGACAGTTCGAGGAAAGGAGTGCCTGAAGCAGGCGGACGTAATTCTTTACGATTACCTTGCCAATCCAGCACTACTCTCCTACGCTCCAGATCAGGCTGAACGACTGTATGTCGGACGACGTGGTAAAGGATCGTACCCGGAGCAAGAGACCATCAGTCGTCTCCTCATTGAGCGAGCGCGAGCGCAGAAGGTGGTGGTGCGATTAAAAGGAGGTGATCCGTTCGTCTTCGGTCGAGGTGGTGAAGAGGCAGAAGCGTTGGCAGCAGCTGGGATAGAGTTTGAAGTTGTTCCTGGAGTGACCGCAGCCATTGCAGTGCCTGCCTACGCCGGGATCCCCGTCACGCATCGAACGTTAGCTTCTACGCTGACGATCGTTACCGGACATGAGGACCCTGAGAAACCTACCACTGCGTTGGATTGGTCACGACTCGCTGGCAGCCAAGGCACGTTGGTGTTCCTGATGGGCATGAAGAACCTCTCAATGATCACAACGCGGCTGATTGAGGAGGGACTGACACCATCGACACCTGTAGCCATCACTCGTTGGGGCACAAGGGTCTCTCAACAAACCATCGTCGGCACCTTGGCCGATATTGCGCAAAAATCTGGGCTGGCGAGACTGGAGCCTCCGACGGTCATCGTCGTGGGCGAGGTGGTTCGACTCAGGCCAACACTCAACTGGTTTGAGCAACGTCCACTCTTCGGCAAACGGGTGTTGATGACACGGGCAAAAGAACAGGCTGGCGAATTGGCTTCCCTTCTGGCCGGTTATGGAGCTGAGGCCGTCGAAGCTCCGACAATCAAAATTGTCCCCCCTCTCGATTGGGCGCCCGTCGATCAGGCGATCTCCAAAATTGAGACCTACCACTGGATTTTGTTCACCAGTGTGAACGGAGTGGACCGTTTTATGACTCGATTGTGGGCCAAGGAGCTCGATTCCCGCTGTTTGGCAGGGCGGCAACTATGCTGCATCGGACCCCGCACCGCTCAGGAGTTGGAAAAGTACGGAGTCAAAGCGGATCTGATACCGACGGACTATCAGGCCGAAGGAGTGTTAGAAGCACTCGTACAACAGAATCTCAAAGAGACGCGGATCCTGATCCCTCGTGCCGAGGTGGCTCGAGAGCTCTTGCCGGAGGAACTTCGTGCTCATGGTGCTCATGTCGACGTCATTCCAGTGTACCGAACCGTTACACCTGCTCAAGATGCCGGAGGATGGCGGCAGCAGCTCATGGATCGTTTGATACATGTTGTCACCTTCACAAGTTCTTCAACTGTTCAAAACTTTGTGTCCATGCTCGGAGGAGTGGACGCCGTGAAGCCGCTCGTGCAATCTGTGGCGATCGCGTGTATCGGACCCATCACAGCGAAAACCGCCGAGGCGTATGGATTGACCGTTTCGATTATGCCGAAAGAAAATACGATCCCGGCGCTGGTGGATGCAATTGTCCGTCACTATCAAAGCCATGACCAGGTTGCCACGGGAGCTCCATCGTAA
- a CDS encoding hydroxymethylbilane synthase has product MSTQPNQRPTLVLGTRGSKLALCQSEWFQSKIQEVAPEVRVTLRKIQTSGDKIVDVPLAKIGGKGLFVKEIEDALLTGEIDFAVHSMKDVPAQLPDGLDILCIPPREDARDAFISREGCLFQDLPVGATIGTASLRRQAQLLHARPDLKITMLRGNLDTRLRKLKEGQFDAIILAAAGLHRLAWSQRITEYLPPILSLPAIGQGALGIEGRANDEFVRSILSRLNDQDTHTTVTAERAFLHRLEGGCQVPIAAYATLADEHLALDGLVASVDGKTVIRDQIKGTSQQAYSLGVQLADRLLSRGGDRILREIYGSA; this is encoded by the coding sequence GTGTCGACACAACCTAACCAGCGCCCAACTTTGGTTCTTGGCACACGAGGAAGCAAATTGGCCCTGTGCCAAAGCGAATGGTTTCAATCTAAGATTCAAGAAGTGGCGCCGGAGGTTCGAGTGACGCTGCGGAAGATTCAAACGTCCGGCGACAAGATTGTGGACGTTCCATTGGCAAAAATAGGGGGGAAGGGCCTGTTTGTCAAAGAAATCGAAGACGCTTTGCTCACCGGAGAAATTGATTTCGCCGTCCACAGCATGAAGGATGTTCCCGCGCAGTTGCCGGATGGGCTCGATATTCTCTGTATTCCACCACGTGAGGATGCGCGTGATGCCTTCATCAGCCGTGAAGGGTGTTTGTTTCAGGATCTCCCAGTGGGAGCCACGATTGGGACGGCAAGCCTTCGACGCCAGGCCCAACTGTTACATGCCAGGCCAGATCTGAAGATCACCATGCTGCGCGGCAATCTTGATACCCGCCTGAGAAAACTTAAGGAGGGACAGTTCGACGCCATCATCTTGGCCGCTGCCGGTCTGCATCGATTGGCATGGTCCCAGAGGATCACAGAATATCTTCCCCCTATCCTGAGTCTGCCTGCGATAGGCCAGGGGGCGCTTGGTATCGAAGGGCGAGCCAACGATGAATTCGTGCGGTCCATTTTATCGCGACTGAATGATCAAGACACTCATACAACGGTGACGGCGGAACGGGCCTTCTTGCACCGTCTCGAAGGTGGCTGTCAGGTTCCCATCGCTGCGTACGCCACCCTGGCTGATGAACATCTGGCTTTGGATGGCCTTGTCGCAAGTGTCGATGGGAAGACCGTCATTCGAGATCAGATCAAAGGGACGTCTCAGCAGGCGTATTCGCTGGGTGTCCAGTTGGCTGATCGGTTGCTGTCGAGGGGAGGGGATAGGATTCTCAGGGAGATTTACGGGTCAGCATGA